The genomic stretch CATGGggtgcattgtgagcatcagattcagAAAATATAGGTTATTATGATCAAAGAGTGTTATTATGGTCTTGTGaatgatgtggtgcatggtgTGAATTCATCAAGGGTATTCAATCATGTTCTAGTACAACGTGTGGTGATTGATACGACATTCACATGTTGAAAGCAGGCTTGGCAGAGAATTTCGAATGTTGGAACtaggctctaaggcttatttgcctaaatgaaagaggatatcttcagatttgatcgagctaatgtgctcgactgaattgtggtagcacgggtaggtgcacgaggtgttaaacagtaatTTTAGACTACTCCAGcgcagttctcagcacgttcgaagacaaacgtatgtttaagtgggagagaatgtaacgacccgaccggtcgttttgagctctagcgcgtcgtccGGCAGTTTGAGActatgagtagcttcacttcagtcattatgacttgcacacatggccgaaattgaatttcgggaagtttggagttgatttggaaagaaaattctcatttcggaagctttaagttgaaacaattgactaaggtttgatttTTTAGTAAACAATCTCGGAATCGGAATTTGAAGATtacaataggttcgtatgataattttggacttggacgtatgttcggatcagattttggatgacccgtgagggtttcggcgcctattgtggaagttggcattttggaagaatttcataaatttgggttgcagtgcatttcaatgttatcgatatccgtttgggatttcgagtctgggaatagctccgtatggtgattctggtattgggagcgcattCGGAAGTGGATTCAGagatccgtaggtcattttggggtcatctggcaaaagttagaaatttgaaggtttttgagaagtttgaccggaagtggactttttgatatcgtggtcggattccaattccgaaagttggagtaggtccgtaatgtcaaatatgacttgtgtgcaaaatttgaggttagtcggacgtgatttgataggtttcgacatcgaatgtagaagtttgaagttttaaagttcattaagcttgaattggggtgcgattcatgattttgatgttgtttgatgtgatttgagacctcgagcaggttcgtgttatgttatgggactggtttgtgtgattggacggggcccCAGGGGCCTCGAGTGTatttcggggtggtttcagatCATTTCGGGCTGTTTtgcaatagctgatgctggtgtctggtgttgttcttcgcgatcacgaGGATCCTCTCGTGTTCGCAGAAAAGGATTTGGCTCCAGGGActttgttctacgcgttcgcaaAGAGATCCTCGCGTGCGCAAAGAAGGAAATCTCTATTGCATAGgtctgacttcggaggctcatatctcgcAATTTAAAGatagtttttattttaattgtctGTTGTTtacaaatcaaagaaaacaattCACAGTTAAAATAATTAGAGTATCACATTGAATACCCCTATAACATAACCAACTATGGGAATATATTTCAAAATCGGCCACTTAATCCTAGCTTGTACAACAAAATCATATACTCAAACATTAACTTATATTAATATTTTCATTAGGGAAGGGGGCTTAAGTATTTAAATTTGAAATATAAGGGGTGTAATATGTGTAATCAAGTAGATTAGATAAACTGAAGTCACACATTCAAAACgaaataaattaaaaattcaTACATATTAAATTCTATGAAGCTTATAAAAGAGAAATAAACGTAAAAGTTTTTCAGTATTTGCGTTTTCATTATATAGGTGATTTTAGTATATAATTTTGAAATATAAGGAACATTACATTTACAAATAAGAAATATTATAGGGGTGTTTATTACAAATGTCTAGAACTGTGGAATTAAAAATTTCCTAATTCTTCCTAACGTCGGCTTTCTGTTGCTTCCCGCGTAGGGCTCAACCCTACCTATATAAGTAGTACCAATAGGCAACAACTTTATTACATTACATTAAACCTTCAGCAGTCCCTTTGTTCAGTACCATTCTTGAAGAGCGTTCTTGAAagtatttcctttttgttttcagGCTAATTTCTTCCACTGAAAACAAAAAACATGACTATCAGCAGCCATAATTATGGTCCATATCCAGTACTGGGATTCAGGTTTCGACCCACTGATGAAGAGCTTATTCGCTATCTACTCAAATTCGTTTCGTGCAAGAGTTTCTCGTTTGATCATATTCGAGTTGAGAATCTTTACGGAAAAAAGAAGCCATCGGATATATTCGAAAACAATTTTCTGGGAGATGATACAAAGGTAAACTATTTCTTTACTAAGTTGAAGAGAACAAAAGCGGGTGGTTCAAGGTTCAGTCGAGGGCTGATCGGAGGAGGCTGTTGGAAAGGACTTGACAAACACAAACCAGTTTTTAAAGGGTCAAAGTTGGTTGGGTTCAAGAAAAGTTTTCGATATCTTGAAAAAGACAGCCGCACGGAGAAAAGTGTCGATCAAGAAATTAAAAATATTGTTTGGAATATGAAAGAGTATAGTCTTAATGACAGCATACTAAAGGTGTTAAGACAACGAAATATAATTCAGCATGAGGACTATGTTTTGTGCTGCATTAAGCGTAAATCTGTACATGCTAATGATCATAAGGAATTAGGAGATCATATGGAAATAGCGGACAGTGGAAACAACGTTGTTGATGTTATGAATACCATGCTTTCGACAACTCAAGAACATGAGCTTGACTATGTTACAAGTTCTTCAGAGGATCAAGGGATAGGTTTTCACGATTTGTGTCCTTCCAATCAATTCGCATCATCCGAACATAATAATGCGTTTGATCAGTTGCAATTAGTGGATGTACAAGCGCAGAATATTGAAGAGATCGCACCTTCAGTTCAAAGTCATGTTGAATATGTTGGAAGTTCTTCGACAACTTCAAATCAATTCACGTActacttgtgagcacgtgatttttgccctatatatgaattactcccacaaattcaaaacaaaaaataatttttccattgtttgcaattttgtgggtttttgtggcattttc from Nicotiana sylvestris chromosome 12, ASM39365v2, whole genome shotgun sequence encodes the following:
- the LOC104218590 gene encoding NAC domain-containing protein 78-like — its product is MTISSHNYGPYPVLGFRFRPTDEELIRYLLKFVSCKSFSFDHIRVENLYGKKKPSDIFENNFLGDDTKVNYFFTKLKRTKAGGSRFSRGLIGGGCWKGLDKHKPVFKGSKLVGFKKSFRYLEKDSRTEKSVDQEIKNIVWNMKEYSLNDSILKVLRQRNIIQHEDYVLCCIKRKSVHANDHKELGDHMEIADSGNNVVDVMNTMLSTTQEHELDYVTSSSEDQGIGFHDLCPSNQFASSEHNNAFDQLQLVDVQAQNIEEIAPSVQSHVEYVGSSSTTSNQFTYYL